The sequence below is a genomic window from Clostridium sp. BJN0001.
AGTTCCTAGCACAAGCTAAACTTGCTACACCAATGCCTAATATTTCAGAAGTACAAGCTATGTGGGGACCAGGTGAAGATGGAATCAAAGCTCTTGTAAGTGGACAATTAGATGCTCAAGCTTGCGGAGATCAAATTGTAGCTCAGATTAAAGAAGGAATTGCTCAACAGAAATAAGTTCCAAAATTTAATTATATAGAGAAATATAAGAGGAGGCATAACCTCCTCTTATATAATAATTGGACTGATTAAATGTTTACATAATGATGTTCGAATTATTAATTTTATTATGAGAACTTATTACTTGACCGAGAAAGAAGGAGGAAAATAAATGAGCAAAAAGAATTCTAATAAACCTAAAAAAGATCACTTATTAAGAGCATTAGGATATTTATCACCAGCACTTATATCTATAATTATTTTTACTGTAATGCCAATAATATATACAGTATATATTGCCTTTACAGATTATACTATGTATTCACAGGATAATATAAGTTTTGTCGGAATAGCAAATTTTATTGAAGTATTCAAAGGACCTTTTAGTGAGGTATTCTTCCCTGTATTTATATGGACAGTTGTCTTTGCAATACTTTCAACACTTGGATGTTTCTTCTTAGGACTATTTATGGCTATACTATTAAATAATCCAAATATAAGAGAAAGAAACTTTTACAAAGCAATATTAATCATTCCATGGGCACTACCTGCAACAGTTGCAATACTTTCATGGCAAGGACTTTTAAATGGAAGTTATGGTGCTATAAATAATTTACTTATGGCATTACACTTTATTTCAAAACCGATACCATGGCTTACTACTGCATTATATGCAAGAAGTGCGATAATCATAGTTAATATTTGG
It includes:
- a CDS encoding sugar ABC transporter permease, whose translation is MSKKNSNKPKKDHLLRALGYLSPALISIIIFTVMPIIYTVYIAFTDYTMYSQDNISFVGIANFIEVFKGPFSEVFFPVFIWTVVFAILSTLGCFFLGLFMAILLNNPNIRERNFYKAILIIPWALPATVAILSWQGLLNGSYGAINNLLMALHFISKPIPWLTTALYARSAIIIVNIWLGFPYMMNICLGALQSIPEVYYEAADVDGANKFTKFKKITLPSIAQTAYPLLISSFAFNFNNFGSAFLITGGGPARPGTQFAGYTDILSSVNYKLSTQFGRFEIASTISIIIFVILATISYIQMRMSGQFEEVD